Proteins found in one Subtercola endophyticus genomic segment:
- a CDS encoding toxic anion resistance protein: MSELDLSQPLTPPEPQPQSEIVLTPPAAVPEVEGEQATGMVPVPSDTRSKLRETARTFVAGLAEHPPGSPGFAAKVNDITKMGEQEIRASAETSNRMLSRPSSSLAAARGKGPAADPQVKVAHTLQELRTTITDLDPARADLTGAKKLFSRLPGGNKLTHYFARYQSAQKQLDAIIAALVSGQDELLKDNAAIEQERANLWVTMGKLGEYAALAADLDEAISARAEAVRPTDPRLADSLVSDALFPIRQRRQDLTTQIAVSVQGYLALDMIRKNNLELIKGVERARTTTVAALRTAIIVAQALANQRLVLDQIGALNETTNSMIERTSEALKQQTAMIHEQAASSGVSVETLQRAFDNVFATMDAIDGYRAKAVDSMAATVNALEGQVARSRSYLDRSRAGDEPDALSR; encoded by the coding sequence GTGTCTGAACTCGACCTCAGCCAACCGCTGACGCCGCCCGAACCGCAGCCGCAGAGCGAGATCGTGCTGACTCCGCCGGCGGCCGTACCCGAGGTCGAGGGTGAGCAGGCGACGGGCATGGTGCCCGTGCCCTCCGACACCCGTTCCAAGCTTCGCGAGACTGCGCGCACGTTCGTCGCCGGGCTCGCCGAGCATCCTCCCGGCAGTCCGGGGTTCGCGGCGAAGGTCAATGACATCACGAAGATGGGCGAGCAAGAGATTCGGGCGAGCGCCGAGACCTCGAACCGGATGCTCAGCAGACCCTCGTCGTCACTGGCTGCTGCCCGGGGCAAGGGCCCGGCCGCCGACCCACAGGTCAAGGTCGCCCACACCCTGCAAGAGCTGCGAACCACGATCACCGACCTCGACCCTGCCCGCGCCGATCTCACCGGTGCCAAGAAGTTGTTCAGTCGGCTGCCGGGTGGCAATAAGCTCACGCACTACTTCGCCCGGTACCAGTCGGCTCAGAAGCAGCTGGATGCGATCATTGCGGCGCTCGTCTCGGGTCAAGACGAGCTGCTGAAAGACAATGCGGCTATCGAGCAGGAACGAGCCAATCTCTGGGTGACGATGGGCAAGCTCGGTGAGTACGCGGCGCTGGCCGCCGATCTCGACGAGGCGATCTCGGCGCGAGCCGAGGCCGTGCGACCGACGGACCCCCGGCTGGCCGACTCGCTGGTTTCCGATGCGCTCTTTCCGATTCGCCAACGCCGGCAAGACCTGACGACGCAGATCGCGGTGTCGGTTCAGGGTTATCTCGCGCTCGACATGATCCGCAAGAACAACCTCGAACTCATCAAGGGCGTCGAACGAGCACGCACGACGACGGTCGCGGCTTTGCGCACGGCCATCATCGTCGCTCAGGCGCTCGCGAATCAGCGGCTGGTTCTCGACCAGATCGGCGCTCTGAATGAGACCACGAACTCGATGATCGAACGCACGAGCGAGGCGTTGAAGCAGCAGACGGCGATGATCCACGAGCAGGCCGCCTCGTCGGGGGTCAGCGTCGAGACGCTGCAGCGCGCCTTCGACAACGTGTTTGCCACGATGGATGCGATCGACGGCTACCGAGCGAAGGCCGTCGACTCGATGGCGGCGACCGTCAACGC